In Thermospira aquatica, the following proteins share a genomic window:
- a CDS encoding ABC transporter permease family protein encodes MKKLMLFWRECLANPLLHLLFLFTLVVTLWFSMGFLTIEKTLFSYLEKQFITKLPPQTIRITPKAVKTTSLFGIQLQRPQGSYIDDTILKKIQTLSGVKKVYPFLASQIPMEVQISLFGMGYKSDVVAIGVPWEFIQNEIPQRYRSRWRKWKEGETVIALLPALLLDMYNQTLAKPNQLPLITEDFARGQKMKIVFGKSSLKSMETPVVIDGELAGFSRKIGEIALILPYAVVEHYNLHFEKTKPEYSYVLVEAQNHESLLSLTRAIAKLKLNVSSQTEMSQEILTMQNHLKTVFRLLQGLIWGLCSIAIGLAAFLSSFRRQSYYHLLRVLGESRLFLLAMIGAKYILLALFAVVVSRWSFHLMLEKATSLLGTLPIQVIDKPDTLFFWTAIGVGILPSISLFSSRPMKQL; translated from the coding sequence ATGAAAAAACTGATGCTCTTCTGGCGAGAATGCCTGGCAAACCCTCTGCTTCATCTCCTTTTTCTTTTTACGCTCGTTGTTACCCTCTGGTTTAGCATGGGGTTTCTCACCATAGAAAAAACTCTTTTCTCCTATCTTGAAAAACAGTTTATCACCAAACTCCCCCCGCAGACTATTCGTATTACTCCAAAAGCCGTCAAAACCACTTCCCTTTTTGGTATTCAGCTCCAGCGTCCCCAGGGCAGTTACATTGACGATACCATCCTCAAAAAAATCCAAACCCTCAGTGGTGTCAAAAAGGTCTATCCCTTCCTTGCTTCACAGATACCGATGGAAGTTCAGATTTCTCTTTTTGGGATGGGCTACAAAAGCGATGTCGTAGCCATCGGCGTACCCTGGGAATTCATCCAGAATGAGATACCTCAACGTTACCGCTCCCGGTGGAGAAAATGGAAAGAGGGTGAAACCGTCATTGCCCTTCTCCCCGCTCTTCTGTTAGACATGTACAACCAGACACTGGCAAAACCAAACCAGCTTCCCCTTATCACGGAAGATTTCGCCCGTGGTCAGAAAATGAAAATCGTCTTCGGAAAATCCAGCCTCAAAAGTATGGAGACACCCGTTGTGATTGATGGAGAACTTGCCGGCTTCAGCCGAAAAATAGGCGAAATAGCTCTTATCCTCCCCTATGCTGTGGTTGAACACTACAACCTTCACTTCGAAAAAACAAAACCAGAATACAGTTATGTCCTTGTGGAAGCACAAAATCATGAAAGCCTCCTTTCTCTCACCAGAGCAATCGCCAAACTCAAGCTCAATGTCTCTTCACAGACAGAAATGTCACAGGAAATTCTTACGATGCAAAATCATCTCAAAACCGTGTTTCGTCTCCTTCAAGGACTCATATGGGGTCTCTGTAGTATCGCTATAGGACTCGCTGCCTTTCTCTCAAGTTTTAGACGCCAGTCCTACTACCATCTCCTCAGGGTCCTGGGAGAAAGCCGACTCTTTTTACTCGCCATGATTGGGGCTAAATACATTCTTCTTGCTCTTTTTGCCGTTGTTGTTTCTCGATGGTCTTTCCACCTCATGCTCGAGAAAGCCACCTCTCTTCTCGGAACCCTTCCTATTCAAGTCATAGATAAGCCTGATACGCTCTTTTTCTGGACAGCTATCGGGGTAGGCATCCTCCCTTCCATAAGCTTATTTTCTAGCCGACCCATGAAACAGCTCTAA
- a CDS encoding ABC transporter ATP-binding protein, translated as MNQKEPFLSLKGISKSFPIAGKRIPILKDISFDVFKEEWIGLMGPSGSGKTTLLSIIAGLIRPDRGKILWKGKHLPYFFDIYPAYLRNRHIGVIFQDFRLVESETVWENLILPLRIRGWYGKNQLDYAQWLLKKVGLETHKHHRAGLLSGGQKQRLSLARAFVIQPLLVLADEPFANLDEKTSEELLELLEILFKEQPFSMILVHHKKKLAKKCHKTYHLHEGRLELL; from the coding sequence ATGAACCAAAAAGAGCCATTCCTCTCCCTCAAAGGTATCAGCAAAAGCTTTCCCATCGCAGGAAAACGAATCCCCATCCTCAAAGACATTTCTTTTGATGTTTTTAAGGAAGAGTGGATTGGACTCATGGGACCTTCAGGGAGTGGTAAAACAACCCTTCTGTCCATTATTGCCGGCCTTATTCGACCTGACAGAGGAAAAATCCTCTGGAAGGGAAAACACCTCCCCTACTTTTTTGATATCTATCCTGCCTACCTACGAAACAGGCATATAGGGGTTATCTTTCAAGACTTTCGTCTTGTTGAAAGTGAAACCGTGTGGGAAAACCTCATTCTTCCCCTCCGTATCCGGGGATGGTATGGCAAAAACCAACTCGACTACGCCCAGTGGCTTCTCAAAAAGGTGGGACTTGAAACCCACAAACACCATCGGGCAGGTCTCCTCTCCGGTGGTCAAAAACAACGCCTCTCGCTTGCAAGAGCCTTCGTCATTCAACCCCTTCTCGTTCTGGCCGATGAACCTTTTGCCAACCTCGATGAAAAAACCTCAGAGGAGCTACTCGAACTTCTTGAGATACTTTTTAAAGAGCAACCTTTCTCCATGATTCTCGTCCACCACAAGAAAAAGCTCGCAAAAAAATGTCATAAAACCTACCATCTTCACGAGGGGAGGCTCGAACTGTTATGA
- a CDS encoding aldehyde dehydrogenase family protein, whose amino-acid sequence MIPLWSEVAQEKDGIPHFHLLIDGCWRCLSSGESQDVINPATGEVIGRVPLANNQDAENAIQAAYRFFEKLSFDPLERLEIMKKAAEILASVREDMAKTIVLESGKPISVAFSEVDATIERLRLVEEEVRVLYGEYLPGEWVHDTKGKFAIVKRRPLGVVAAIAPFNYPLFIGAAKIIPALLAGNTVVVKPASDTPISLILFVRILEKAGIPQGAIHILTGSGKEIGDTLVTHPLVKAISFTGSTQVGEYIASRAGMKRLHLELGGKAAALVFADADIQKTASLLCKGAFRNSGQRCDAVSRVLVEESIAPQLIEALVEESKNYSCGDPMDPKTPMGTVINEAAATRLDGLLADAREKQARFLVEKKRNNLFYPPHIVEISTDCRLAWEEIFGPILPIIRVKNEEEAIRLANASEYGLDSCVFTQDITRAFRVAEALHDGSVTINAIPAHGVGHFPFGGNKRSGIGREGIKYSIDELTELHTIIVNLG is encoded by the coding sequence ATGATTCCCCTCTGGAGTGAAGTAGCCCAGGAGAAAGACGGCATCCCTCATTTTCATCTTCTCATTGACGGATGCTGGCGGTGTCTTTCCTCAGGTGAATCGCAGGATGTGATAAATCCTGCCACCGGTGAGGTAATCGGGCGTGTTCCTCTTGCTAACAACCAGGACGCGGAAAACGCCATCCAGGCAGCCTATCGCTTTTTTGAGAAGCTTTCGTTTGATCCCCTTGAGAGACTGGAAATCATGAAAAAGGCCGCAGAAATACTCGCCTCTGTCAGAGAAGACATGGCAAAAACCATCGTCCTCGAATCGGGGAAACCCATTTCCGTGGCATTTTCTGAAGTAGATGCCACCATAGAGCGCCTTCGCCTGGTAGAGGAAGAGGTACGAGTCCTCTACGGGGAATACCTCCCTGGAGAATGGGTTCACGACACGAAGGGAAAATTTGCTATTGTCAAACGTCGCCCTCTCGGGGTGGTGGCAGCCATTGCTCCCTTCAACTATCCTCTTTTTATCGGTGCTGCCAAGATTATACCTGCCCTTCTTGCCGGTAACACCGTTGTGGTAAAACCAGCAAGTGACACCCCCATTTCTCTCATCCTTTTCGTTCGAATTTTAGAAAAAGCGGGCATCCCTCAAGGGGCTATCCACATTCTTACCGGCAGTGGCAAGGAGATTGGCGACACCCTTGTGACCCATCCCCTTGTCAAGGCTATAAGTTTTACCGGTTCTACCCAGGTAGGAGAATACATAGCCTCTCGCGCTGGCATGAAACGCCTCCATCTCGAACTTGGAGGCAAAGCAGCCGCTCTCGTGTTTGCTGACGCGGATATTCAGAAAACCGCAAGCCTCCTCTGCAAAGGGGCTTTCCGAAACTCAGGCCAGCGCTGTGATGCGGTGAGTCGTGTCCTGGTAGAGGAAAGCATCGCCCCACAACTCATCGAAGCCCTCGTTGAAGAATCCAAAAACTACTCCTGCGGAGATCCCATGGATCCTAAAACCCCCATGGGAACGGTGATCAACGAGGCTGCAGCGACAAGACTTGATGGACTTCTTGCCGACGCCAGAGAAAAACAGGCTCGTTTCCTCGTAGAGAAAAAAAGAAACAACCTCTTTTACCCTCCCCATATTGTCGAAATCTCAACAGACTGCCGCCTCGCGTGGGAGGAAATTTTTGGTCCCATTCTTCCTATTATAAGGGTCAAAAACGAAGAAGAGGCCATTCGTCTTGCCAATGCTTCAGAGTACGGACTGGATAGTTGTGTATTCACCCAGGACATCACCAGAGCCTTTCGCGTTGCGGAAGCCCTCCATGATGGAAGTGTCACCATCAATGCCATTCCTGCTCACGGGGTAGGTCACTTCCCCTTTGGAGGAAACAAGCGTTCGGGCATAGGTCGGGAGGGTATCAAGTACAGTATTGATGAGCTTACCGAACTCCATACCATCATCGTGAATCTAGGATAG
- a CDS encoding UDP-N-acetylglucosamine--N-acetylmuramyl-(pentapeptide) pyrophosphoryl-undecaprenol N-acetylglucosamine transferase: MKLLISGGKTGGHLIPGIAVYEEAKRRGHTVTYFLGPNDERFSITSRIAPSDRYIVPIGSLSRKLSWKTPLWIAKILRAFFVTVGEVAKQKPNAIIITGGYISNPIALSALILRIPLYILEQNTVAGITNRMFAPFAKRVYTSFPHTEKIPTKKALFTGNPTIFSRPLPKKEAREFFHLPQTGLCLGIVGGSQGAHRLNIAIERVLDFLHAKNTAVIWSVGGAHYQRMQAAGTIERIEKNYPLVRVFSFIERMDAFWGACDGVIARSGATTITEVIAASCPALFIPIYKSPDDHQKKNALYLVEQGCAMLLEEVELEKLQTTLDTFLSSLPERHQAFETIKEIHQQFPEKRILDDIERNFIKGGSYDSPLE, encoded by the coding sequence TTGAAACTTCTCATTAGCGGTGGAAAAACAGGTGGACACCTCATACCAGGGATTGCTGTCTATGAGGAAGCCAAAAGAAGAGGACATACCGTCACCTATTTCTTGGGTCCCAATGACGAACGTTTCAGTATCACTTCCCGCATTGCTCCATCAGACAGATACATCGTCCCCATAGGTTCACTTTCTCGAAAACTCTCCTGGAAAACCCCCCTGTGGATAGCAAAAATCTTACGGGCTTTTTTTGTCACCGTGGGAGAAGTCGCAAAACAAAAACCCAATGCCATCATCATCACGGGGGGATACATTTCCAACCCTATCGCTCTCTCTGCCCTCATTCTCAGGATCCCCCTCTACATTCTCGAGCAAAATACCGTTGCAGGCATTACCAACCGCATGTTCGCCCCTTTTGCGAAGAGAGTGTACACATCTTTTCCCCATACAGAAAAAATTCCCACCAAAAAAGCCCTTTTCACGGGAAATCCGACCATATTTTCTCGCCCTCTTCCAAAAAAAGAAGCTCGAGAATTTTTTCATCTCCCCCAGACCGGTCTCTGTCTGGGCATAGTGGGAGGGAGTCAGGGAGCCCATCGTCTCAATATCGCCATTGAACGTGTCCTTGACTTTCTTCATGCTAAAAACACCGCTGTAATATGGAGCGTTGGTGGAGCCCACTATCAGAGGATGCAAGCCGCCGGAACAATCGAAAGGATAGAAAAGAATTACCCACTCGTGCGAGTTTTTTCGTTTATTGAAAGAATGGATGCCTTTTGGGGAGCATGTGACGGGGTGATTGCCCGAAGTGGAGCTACCACCATCACCGAGGTGATTGCCGCCTCATGCCCCGCTCTCTTTATCCCGATTTACAAATCACCCGATGACCATCAGAAAAAAAATGCCCTTTACCTTGTGGAGCAAGGGTGTGCCATGCTTTTAGAAGAGGTTGAGCTTGAAAAACTCCAAACAACCCTTGACACCTTTCTCTCTTCCCTCCCTGAACGACATCAGGCTTTTGAAACAATAAAAGAAATTCACCAACAATTCCCGGAGAAACGTATCCTTGATGATATTGAGAGAAATTTTATCAAAGGAGGAAGCTATGATTCCCCTCTGGAGTGA
- a CDS encoding GIN domain-containing protein, producing the protein MKRMVVFGVVLFILTGCGLFKTEVRGSGILTSKEYDSSGVTAIDLSGGYELEYVPELGENVLLITTDDNLFEYLTVKKSGSTMEIFYKEGYELKPTDGIKIKTSLATINKFAIAGALSWSGTNLVKDSFTLEVSGAADVTLSGKIDTTLYDVSGSISITTPELTNRTLTLEVSGSVDATVRVTDQLGVNVSGSGAVDYYGNPTVSQDISGSVSIRRVGE; encoded by the coding sequence ATGAAAAGAATGGTTGTTTTTGGTGTGGTTCTGTTCATCTTGACAGGCTGCGGTCTTTTCAAAACAGAGGTGAGGGGGTCCGGTATTCTTACCTCGAAAGAGTATGATAGCTCAGGGGTGACCGCGATTGATCTCAGTGGAGGATATGAGCTCGAGTATGTTCCCGAACTGGGAGAAAATGTGCTTTTGATCACCACGGATGATAATCTCTTTGAGTATCTCACCGTGAAAAAGAGTGGGAGTACCATGGAGATTTTTTACAAAGAGGGGTATGAGCTGAAGCCCACTGACGGGATAAAAATAAAAACCTCCCTCGCTACCATAAACAAATTTGCGATTGCGGGAGCACTCTCCTGGAGTGGGACTAATCTGGTGAAAGACAGCTTTACCCTTGAGGTTTCCGGGGCGGCAGATGTTACTCTCTCCGGCAAAATCGATACCACGCTCTATGATGTGTCGGGGAGTATTTCTATCACTACCCCTGAGCTCACAAACCGCACGTTGACACTTGAAGTCTCGGGGTCTGTTGATGCTACCGTTCGGGTTACCGACCAGCTGGGGGTGAATGTTTCCGGGTCCGGTGCCGTGGACTACTATGGGAATCCTACGGTATCGCAGGATATTTCCGGTAGTGTGAGTATTCGTCGAGTTGGGGAGTAA